AGATTGATTTATTATATTTACTTGTTTGGCTTCATTCTTAACTATTGTATTCCTGATAAGAATTATTTCTTGATTTTTTTCTTTGAGATTACATTCTTCGAGAAAAAGATTTAATTGAGAATTTTCTTTATAGGTTTTTAAATATGAAACAGGTGATTTTTCAAAAAATCTTTTTATAAATTCTTTTAAAATAGAATTGAATCTTTTATCCCAATATCTACTTATAGTTAAAGTATAAATTTCTTCATTTTGATAATTTATATCTTTTAAAATTGTACATAAAACTGAATTTTCATATATTAAGGCACCACTTTTAGAGTTATTTCTTTTAAGAATGTCGTCCTGATCAAAATCTAAAATATTTCTTATTAAGGGAGATTGATTTGATCTTATAAAATTAACTATTTTTATTATATTTTGTTTATTAATGTTTTGGAATTCATTAATTAAAGGATAGGCATTGGTATTTTGATTTATAGATTTATTTAGATCGGAACCATCCCAAAGGATTATCTCTCCTAAAGGTTGAAAGCCTAATTCTCTTGAGGTTGATATGAGGTCAACATTATTTATATCAGAATTAATTATCCAACTTGAAGTTTGGATTTCTTTTATTGAGATAGATTTTTTTATCAATCCTAAAGTTAATTGTTTATCTGTTAAGGAACACTTGTCGTTAATCAAATTTGGCTTAGATATTTTTAAGCAAGTCTCTTTTTTGTTTAATGGAAAAATATTCAAATAACCAATAATTTCGTTTCCATATATAGAAATTATGCATTTATTTTTATTTTTCTTTAGATTATTTAAAAAAATTTTTAAGTCATCAAAGGTATTTATAATTGCCATCTTTAAAAGCCAATTATTCAATTCCTTATTTTTTATATCTATTAAAAGGTTAATATGCCTTATATGGAGTTCTTCAAAAGTTACTTCCATTCCTTTTTTAGATTGAAAAGAATAAGAGGTATCTTTTTTCATTTACTTTTTTTCTCTTATTAATACTATAGGGGTTTTTTCATCTCCATTGCCAGCTGGATTAGATATTAAGTTTCTTTTGAGTATTTTATTTACTTTTTTATTTGAACTAGCTAAGACTTTCACACCTCCAAGATCATTAACATCCACAACAGCAACATCTATATTTAGATAGTTCGAGACCTCCTTACAAAAAAAATCTGCATTGAGAGGACCCATAACTATACTCTTATCGTAAGGTTTAACTGTACCGCTTATATCATCAATGAGGGATGATTCTGAGCCTGTTAATCTATAAAACATACCTTTAATACCAAGTAATTTGAAGAGAAATCCAACAAATAGTGCAAAGGTTATTCTTGTGACTCCGATTCTATTTATTAATAATTGCATGCCGCAAGCTGTTGCAAGACTGCTTGTAGGGTGAAAAAAATAACATAAAGCTTTCGAAAAAAAACTATATTCTAAATTTTGAGGGGAAATATATCTTTTTTGCATAATCGCTAGCGGACTCTCACCGATTGTTAAAATATCATTTTTTTCTATAATTCCTTCGCAGTATTCAATCACAGTATTTACTGGGTTATCAAAGCAACCAAGTAAATCAGTTTTAATAGCAAAAGCTTTATATTTATTATTTATTGGAATTTCAAAAACTTCTTTCGGCCTTTGTTTTTGACCATCTAAATTAATTAACAAACAATCCTTATTATTTGAAATACCAAAATGTCCATAGTTCTCCCAATATACTTTTAACCATAGATATTTTATTTTTTTTCTAAAATTATTATTGCTAAATTTATATATGATTCTTAAAAATAATTCTGAATTTGACTTGATAATTGTTGTTGGCCAGTAATTATTTAAATTCTTAATTTTATTATTTTCATATATATAAATATTTTCTTGGTAATTAAAATTTTGGCAATATTCGTTCCCTTTACTTTTAAAAAAATCTAATTCAAAATTTATATTAGATACCATCGTCTCTTTGGTTTTACTTTTATTAGTTATTTTTAAATCAATAATTAATTCGCTTAAACTATCCTTTTTTTTGATGAAGTAATTTATAGGGACCAAATTTAACTTTGATTTGGGTGAGTATTTAATATATATATCTGAAAAAATTAAAAAAATTAAAAGAAGTAAGAGGATATTTATTAATATCATTTTTTTAATTAATTTTTGTTTTTATCTTTTTTTCAGAAATGATACTGTTGTATTCATTAAAACTTTCTACAGAAAATGTCGTATCTTCTATATCTATTCCTTTTAGATCACCTATAACTTTGTTTAATTCATCGATATTAACCATTCCGTTTTTGTCATATTTAACTTCTCCATCACTATTTAAAATAATGGTTTGTGGAATTAATCCGTTCCAATAATAATTAGGTTCATTTCTAAGATCAGACTTTTCTTTATCCTGTAATTCATCAGTAGTTAGAGCAATGATATCTACATTATTTCTCCATATCAAATCTAAACCAGATATTATCGGAGCCATAGCTTTACTATCTGAACTATCATCAAGATAAAAAAATAAAACTGCGACTCTTTTATTTTTTAATGATTCATCAAGAGTCGTCTGGGGAGGAACTATAGCCCCATTACCTGCGTATATAGGAAAGATGTTGCCATCGTAACTATCAGAATCTCTAGAGGCATTTGCTTTATATGGACTTAAGAAAATTAATGCTATTAGGATCCATTGAATTATTTTCATTAAAGTTTAAAAACTTACTTTGAACTTGATCTTCCTAATCCTTGAAGGATTCCTTTCCCAACCAAACCGATAGCTTTGCCAACGACCTTTGTAAGGAAAGTTACGAAAAGATTACCGATATATTTTACAGCAACTTCTAACTGCGGTGCTACGGCATCTCTTATCTCAACTAACAATGTAACTTGTTTTTGTAGCCATTCTAGATTCTCTAATTCTTTTTCCCTATTTTCATTTTTAAAGTAACGGGTAAATTTTTTATCGATAATATCAATATATTCTCGTTTACTCTCATACAAGTAGATAGGCATATAAATATAGTCATGCCAGCGATTGTAGTTATTAATATTATTTCTAAATCTTTCAAAATTTCTTGTGGATTGTAATTCGGGATTTATAAGTACAGTTCTTAATTCAGGCCAAGAAGAACAAATATTAAAGATTTCAGAAGCTAATAAATTACAGTTCCTTATTGTCCAGTTTGAAATTATATTTTCAAGGATCAAAAACGATTCTGTTTCATATAGAGGGAGTAATTTCCCATCATAGTCAAGAGCTTCATTTTTGATAATTGGCTCAATAAACATAATCGATTCATGTGATTCTCTATCTATCTCTTCGCAACTTACCTCACTATAAATAAAATCATTTATTGAAATCGATTCGCCTCCTTTTTTTAATCGAAAATAACTGTCTGTGATATTTGAAATTGTATTAACTTTAAGTTCTTTTATAAGAGAATTTAAGTCATCTTTAAAATCTTTCGCCTTATAGTTTTCCTTAATATTTTTTACTAAATTATCTAACTCATCTAACATTTTGCAAATTAGTCGCGAAATGAATTCTTTCTTTATTCCAGAGAGAATTATTGATGAATTATTAAATTCAACCTGTAAGTTAGTTGAGCTATACCTTTCTTTTAGTCTATCTAAAATCAAATTCCATATTTCTGCAGTGTTTTTATCTTTAATGAAAACAGTGTTCTTATTTTCAAGATTAATTTTATTTTCAGTGTAAACTGCCTCTGTATAAAGTTCTAGTGAATTACCCCATAAGAAAATTAGAAAAGATTTTGCAGTAATAAGTTCTCTTAATCTTCCTTTTAAAATGAATTTATAAAATTCTGGTGTTGAATCAGAGTTGACATATTTGAATATATAGTTAATTTCAGAATCTATTTGTTTAAGACCTGAAGTTAGAATTTTTTGACTAAAAGAGAGAGGCTTATTTTTGTTTAATTGAACTTGGGAATTATTTTCAATATCAAATACCCTTCCTTCATTTAAAATGGTATCAATAGATTCAAGAACTTTTTCTGCACTGGGATTTAAAAGAAAACCTTCAGCATTTAACGATGGAGGGGTATTTGCTTCATAAACAAGTTCGCCAGAGAGAATTATAAGAAACTTTGACTCATCATATCTTTCTCTTAATTTTAATAATTCTAACCTTATAAGATCTTCTGATTGAAAATTAAGAACATTCCATATAACTAAATCTGGAGTTTTTTCACCTGTTCCATTATTAAAATTAATTTCTAAATTTTGGTCTAGTGATGTTAACTTAAGCGTTAAAGATTCTGCTATTAAGCTTGGAGCAATAATCAATATCGATTTTTTTGAAATTAATTCCAAGACTAGATTTCTTATCTCTTATACAAAATTAACTAACAATTACTGCAAACACCAGCCTTAAATCAATTTTTATACTCTTTTAAGCGTAGTAATTTGTGTTTAAATCAAAGTCATTTAGTCTCTCTTCTGACAATATATTATTCGCTTCGTTTATCGTGAATTTATTCTCATAAAGAGCTTTACCTACTATTACTCCAAAGAGTCCAGAGTTTTCATATTTTAGTAACGATAATAAATCAGAAATTGAACCTATACCTCCTGAGGCTATTACTGGGATATCTGTAATTTCAAGTATGCTTTTTATGAATTCTTCATTTGTCCCTTCTAAAGTCCCATCTGTATTTATATCTGTAACAATAAAACTAGCAATTTTAAATGAAGAAAACTCCTTTACTAGATCTGTGGCAAAAATATTAGATTGCTCAAGCCAACCCCTTGTACTAACTTTTCCATCTTTTGCATCTATCCCAACAATTATCCTTCCTGGAAATTTATTTGATAAGTCTTTAACTAGTTCTTTATTTTCTATTGCAGATGTTCCCATGATAACTTTCTCAATACCATAAGAAAATAATTGTTCTATCCTTTCTTGAGACCTTATCCCCCCACCTATTTGAATTGGTATGTTAACTGTTTTTGCAATCTTTTTTATTGATTTATCGTTTGTTGGGGATCCAGTTTTTGCAGCATCTAAATCAACTATATGTATATATTTGGCTCCTTCGCTTTCCCAAAATTTAGCTTGCTCATGAGGCTCTTTTGTGAAGTCTTTTCTTTTATTAAAGTCGCCTTTAAAAAGCCTTACACACTTACCATTCATTAAATCAATTGCTGGTATTAGGTCCATAGAATCATCCTTTTCATTAATTACTTATTAGTAGTACTATTCAATATGTAATTCTATTTAAGATTACTACTTC
This is a stretch of genomic DNA from Prochlorococcus marinus XMU1412. It encodes these proteins:
- a CDS encoding thylakoid membrane photosystem I accumulation factor is translated as MKIIQWILIALIFLSPYKANASRDSDSYDGNIFPIYAGNGAIVPPQTTLDESLKNKRVAVLFFYLDDSSDSKAMAPIISGLDLIWRNNVDIIALTTDELQDKEKSDLRNEPNYYWNGLIPQTIILNSDGEVKYDKNGMVNIDELNKVIGDLKGIDIEDTTFSVESFNEYNSIISEKKIKTKIN
- the hisA gene encoding 1-(5-phosphoribosyl)-5-[(5-phosphoribosylamino)methylideneamino]imidazole-4-carboxamide isomerase; amino-acid sequence: MDLIPAIDLMNGKCVRLFKGDFNKRKDFTKEPHEQAKFWESEGAKYIHIVDLDAAKTGSPTNDKSIKKIAKTVNIPIQIGGGIRSQERIEQLFSYGIEKVIMGTSAIENKELVKDLSNKFPGRIIVGIDAKDGKVSTRGWLEQSNIFATDLVKEFSSFKIASFIVTDINTDGTLEGTNEEFIKSILEITDIPVIASGGIGSISDLLSLLKYENSGLFGVIVGKALYENKFTINEANNILSEERLNDFDLNTNYYA
- a CDS encoding DUF3685 domain-containing protein: MELISKKSILIIAPSLIAESLTLKLTSLDQNLEINFNNGTGEKTPDLVIWNVLNFQSEDLIRLELLKLRERYDESKFLIILSGELVYEANTPPSLNAEGFLLNPSAEKVLESIDTILNEGRVFDIENNSQVQLNKNKPLSFSQKILTSGLKQIDSEINYIFKYVNSDSTPEFYKFILKGRLRELITAKSFLIFLWGNSLELYTEAVYTENKINLENKNTVFIKDKNTAEIWNLILDRLKERYSSTNLQVEFNNSSIILSGIKKEFISRLICKMLDELDNLVKNIKENYKAKDFKDDLNSLIKELKVNTISNITDSYFRLKKGGESISINDFIYSEVSCEEIDRESHESIMFIEPIIKNEALDYDGKLLPLYETESFLILENIISNWTIRNCNLLASEIFNICSSWPELRTVLINPELQSTRNFERFRNNINNYNRWHDYIYMPIYLYESKREYIDIIDKKFTRYFKNENREKELENLEWLQKQVTLLVEIRDAVAPQLEVAVKYIGNLFVTFLTKVVGKAIGLVGKGILQGLGRSSSK